The Methanoregula boonei 6A8 genome has a window encoding:
- a CDS encoding class I SAM-dependent methyltransferase gives MIPDLVLPTCSAVTQERTYWRDRWKAQRLALLESRKSEDNSFWNDKKGIKKHFIGDLNEWREQAETRINGMGIKNGSRVLEIGAGTGVLSVPLAARGCEVIAVEPSPLMGEALTEYQRGQKTREITLIPKRWEDVTREDLGEPYDAVIASYSLMVADIGEAVLKMQHACRGTTHIFWFLTQPLWAQVNAGVWKEIHGTAFYGEPTADCLWQVLYEMGIYAHLSVEGGCNPAYYPSIEEAVTEFHDRMNCTTAEQDAILRTYFARTLAKSEKGYFLNGRALGAHIWWAAVDQ, from the coding sequence ATGATCCCGGATCTCGTTCTGCCAACCTGTTCGGCGGTGACCCAAGAGCGGACATACTGGCGCGACCGGTGGAAAGCGCAGCGTCTGGCCCTGCTTGAATCACGGAAAAGTGAAGACAACAGTTTCTGGAATGATAAAAAAGGAATAAAAAAACATTTTATCGGTGATCTTAACGAATGGAGGGAGCAGGCAGAGACCCGGATCAATGGAATGGGAATAAAAAATGGCTCACGGGTTCTTGAAATCGGGGCCGGAACTGGGGTTCTCAGCGTGCCTCTTGCTGCACGCGGGTGCGAAGTCATCGCAGTGGAACCCTCACCCCTGATGGGAGAAGCCCTTACCGAGTACCAGCGAGGGCAGAAAACCCGGGAGATCACCCTGATCCCAAAGCGATGGGAGGATGTGACACGGGAAGATCTCGGTGAGCCGTACGATGCAGTCATCGCATCCTACAGTCTCATGGTTGCCGATATCGGTGAGGCCGTTCTAAAAATGCAGCATGCCTGCCGTGGCACCACCCATATCTTCTGGTTTTTGACCCAGCCGCTCTGGGCGCAGGTCAATGCCGGGGTATGGAAAGAGATCCATGGCACCGCATTTTACGGTGAGCCAACTGCGGACTGCCTCTGGCAGGTGCTCTATGAAATGGGGATTTATGCACATCTCTCGGTTGAGGGCGGGTGCAACCCGGCGTACTATCCCTCCATCGAAGAGGCGGTCACGGAATTCCACGATCGCATGAACTGCACGACCGCGGAACAGGATGCAATCCTCCGCACATACTTCGCCCGGACACTGGCAAAAAGCGAAAAAGGATATTTCTTGAATGGCCGGGCGCTCGGTGCCCACATCTGGTGGGCTGCAGTAGATCAGTAG
- a CDS encoding FmdE family protein, whose amino-acid sequence MSDYDILFNKAKEFHGHVCPGIVLGTRLTLAGLREVGINPHEPIHNLIVFMEIDRCGTDAVQAITGCSLGHRSLKHKDFGKFAATFVNTTTGKTIRVSVHEKNRAEHDKIDRKELITVLSCIPEEEILKIEQVRLAIPREDLPGLPVGNAVCSVCGEQISDNRQIVRDGAVFCRNCAGESYYTVIPRKSA is encoded by the coding sequence ATGAGCGACTACGACATACTATTCAACAAAGCAAAAGAGTTCCACGGGCACGTCTGCCCCGGCATTGTTCTTGGGACACGGCTTACCCTCGCCGGCCTCCGCGAAGTGGGGATAAATCCCCACGAACCGATTCACAACCTGATCGTGTTCATGGAGATCGACCGGTGCGGCACCGATGCCGTCCAGGCCATTACCGGCTGTTCCCTGGGCCACCGCAGTCTCAAACACAAGGATTTCGGGAAATTCGCTGCAACGTTTGTAAATACCACGACCGGAAAAACTATCCGTGTCTCGGTCCACGAGAAGAACCGGGCCGAACATGACAAGATCGATCGAAAAGAGCTCATCACGGTACTCTCCTGTATTCCCGAAGAAGAGATCCTGAAGATTGAACAGGTCCGGCTTGCCATCCCCCGGGAAGATCTCCCCGGGCTTCCCGTGGGGAATGCAGTGTGCAGTGTATGCGGAGAGCAGATCTCCGATAACCGGCAGATTGTCCGGGATGGAGCTGTATTCTGCAGGAACTGTGCCGGTGAATCGTACTACACGGTCATCCCTAGAAAATCTGCTTGA
- a CDS encoding response regulator, with product MYTILVVDDTRHVADVFVTMLKEGGYCPLVAHSGQECLDLLATTMPDLLLLDVMMTPMDGWTTLEKIKEDPATLDLPVLMLTSKLLTPAQAEQYSVLIEDYVLKPITNFELYDTIEHVLRRRQAILSDVERARRCGIDGEVISEYARLAKSIEVNRRFLTILENTYKPDKPPVPVSDNILQALKNLEGHLKTQEARHRQIKEEIKKASREPVPKPRYR from the coding sequence ATGTACACGATTCTTGTGGTAGACGATACCCGGCATGTTGCTGACGTATTTGTTACGATGCTTAAAGAGGGAGGTTACTGTCCCCTTGTCGCGCACAGTGGCCAGGAATGCCTGGATCTCTTAGCCACAACAATGCCGGATCTCCTCCTCCTCGACGTCATGATGACGCCCATGGACGGCTGGACTACGCTTGAAAAGATCAAGGAAGATCCGGCCACGTTGGATCTTCCCGTTCTTATGCTCACCTCAAAACTGCTTACCCCGGCACAGGCAGAGCAGTACAGTGTCCTTATCGAGGATTACGTTCTCAAGCCGATCACCAATTTCGAGCTCTACGATACGATCGAACATGTGCTCCGCCGCCGGCAGGCCATCCTTTCGGATGTGGAAAGGGCCCGTCGGTGCGGGATTGATGGCGAGGTTATCAGCGAATATGCCCGGCTCGCAAAGAGCATTGAAGTCAACCGGCGCTTCCTTACAATCCTTGAAAATACCTACAAGCCCGACAAACCGCCTGTCCCGGTCAGTGACAACATCCTCCAGGCACTAAAAAACCTTGAGGGCCATCTCAAAACCCAGGAGGCACGCCACCGGCAGATCAAAGAGGAGATCAAAAAAGCCTCCCGCGAGCCGGTGCCGAAGCCCCGGTACCGGTAA
- a CDS encoding RAD55 family ATPase, with product MQESQETRMPTGIASLDPILDGGVPPGTLTLLFGDIGAGHYEFAYSSTVNSLAEMHRVPGAGILYPKKILYITFTRLEADIRREIVQSFPTGSVPGGMEGIAFEDLSDLYFDRSIVPDSWYSRSDTLTRLQKRSEHANIFMRLTEIFAAAEPETMIILDSITDIATQTNLPNLWADLTGFLRGLQRFAKTKRLAIYLLLSRGIIEQAKEIELADIADAVFLFRWEESTGSRRQRVMYFEKFRGVMPHLEEQDLVKFAVRISTTGGFEVSNIRMVI from the coding sequence ATGCAGGAATCACAGGAAACCAGAATGCCCACCGGGATCGCATCGCTCGATCCTATCCTTGATGGGGGCGTCCCGCCGGGAACCCTGACCCTCCTTTTTGGCGATATCGGGGCCGGACACTACGAATTTGCCTACAGCTCCACGGTAAACTCCCTTGCAGAGATGCACCGGGTTCCCGGGGCCGGTATCCTGTACCCCAAAAAGATCCTGTACATCACGTTTACCCGGCTGGAGGCCGATATCAGGCGCGAGATCGTCCAGTCGTTTCCCACCGGTTCAGTGCCCGGCGGGATGGAGGGGATCGCGTTTGAGGATCTCTCGGATCTCTATTTCGACCGGAGCATTGTGCCGGACTCCTGGTACAGCCGCAGTGATACGCTGACCCGGCTCCAGAAGCGCTCCGAACATGCCAACATCTTCATGCGGCTCACGGAAATATTTGCGGCAGCAGAGCCGGAGACTATGATCATCCTCGATTCGATCACCGATATTGCAACCCAGACAAACCTTCCCAATCTCTGGGCAGACCTGACCGGTTTTCTCCGGGGCCTCCAGCGGTTTGCAAAGACAAAACGCCTGGCCATCTACCTGCTGCTCAGCCGGGGGATCATCGAACAGGCAAAGGAGATCGAACTGGCCGATATCGCCGATGCCGTATTTTTGTTCCGGTGGGAGGAGAGCACCGGCTCGCGGCGCCAGCGGGTGATGTATTTCGAGAAGTTCCGGGGGGTCATGCCGCATCTCGAAGAGCAGGACCTGGTGAAATTTGCCGTCAGGATCTCCACCACCGGGGGATTTGAAGTGAGCAATATCAGGATGGTCATATGA
- a CDS encoding radical SAM protein encodes MRCGYCERACDMQEGQNGYCRMYRNSMGAITENYPDRYLNIYPVSSESIPMIHFYPNGIFLLISTMGCNFACDGCISEFQTTRPGTLQEVLVPHPPEEILSIAREYSCRGITFCLNEPAVSFPTFLRVAKAAKSAGLLVGCSSNGYMTPETLQSLLPYLDFVNIGLKGSSDERYRECGAVSSAPVYRNLKILYDNGISVEVSVMYLNGREQEVTGAAERVRAISPSIPFQVMRFMATHPDLEPIAPTRAQGEALCTTLRNYLDHVYLFNTPATTELDTRCPVCGKILIHRVFFGPMAARVLSCHPDGICSCGYRFPCTGTIDPIFEGEVQVLGGYRSIMGARVASGILATLGVTDEKVIDRVSNTLITNGYLTDFSTHTGSIDAYLDMVRYLATLVHREERADRLARYILDVRDEVQEKAPVTGKPRVYAVLSHPLFPLYAAKPVNQLIEIAGGRSLNRELGFTESKNPEYSVEEINRLDPEVILVSGHFAPPVSDFITTCRDLGIHCRALDTNRVYMLNSSHADGTISWALGLMDVANCLHPAQFRYSLAGEQERYEREMEGTLS; translated from the coding sequence ATGAGATGCGGCTATTGTGAACGGGCCTGCGATATGCAGGAAGGACAGAACGGGTATTGCCGGATGTACCGGAACAGTATGGGTGCGATCACGGAAAATTACCCGGACCGGTATCTCAATATCTACCCGGTCTCCAGCGAATCCATCCCGATGATCCACTTTTACCCGAACGGTATCTTCCTGTTGATCAGTACCATGGGCTGTAACTTTGCCTGTGACGGCTGTATCTCAGAGTTCCAGACCACCCGGCCCGGGACTCTGCAGGAGGTACTTGTCCCGCATCCCCCGGAGGAGATCCTGTCGATTGCCCGGGAGTATTCCTGCCGGGGTATCACGTTCTGTCTCAACGAACCTGCCGTGTCCTTTCCCACGTTTCTCCGGGTCGCAAAGGCAGCAAAGAGCGCGGGGCTCCTTGTCGGCTGCTCCAGCAATGGCTACATGACACCGGAGACCCTGCAAAGCCTGCTCCCGTACCTGGATTTTGTCAACATCGGCCTCAAGGGATCATCGGATGAGCGGTACCGGGAATGCGGTGCCGTATCATCCGCCCCGGTCTACCGGAACCTGAAGATCCTGTACGATAATGGCATATCCGTAGAGGTCTCGGTCATGTACCTTAATGGGAGGGAGCAGGAAGTTACCGGGGCCGCAGAGCGTGTCCGTGCGATCTCGCCATCCATTCCCTTCCAGGTCATGCGTTTCATGGCGACGCATCCGGATCTCGAGCCGATCGCCCCGACGCGGGCACAAGGGGAAGCACTCTGCACGACCCTGCGGAACTACCTTGATCACGTGTACCTGTTCAATACCCCCGCGACAACGGAGCTCGACACCCGGTGCCCGGTCTGCGGGAAAATTCTCATCCACCGGGTCTTCTTTGGGCCCATGGCAGCACGGGTACTATCCTGTCATCCTGACGGTATATGCAGCTGCGGATACCGGTTCCCGTGTACGGGTACGATCGATCCGATATTCGAAGGAGAAGTCCAGGTTCTTGGGGGATATCGCTCAATCATGGGGGCGCGGGTCGCAAGCGGTATTCTCGCTACCCTCGGGGTCACCGATGAAAAAGTAATTGACCGTGTTTCAAACACGCTGATTACAAACGGCTATCTCACCGATTTTTCCACCCACACCGGCAGCATAGATGCATATCTCGATATGGTCCGGTACCTTGCAACGCTCGTTCACCGGGAAGAGCGGGCGGACCGGCTCGCCCGGTACATCTTGGATGTGAGGGACGAAGTGCAGGAAAAAGCGCCGGTTACCGGGAAGCCCCGGGTTTACGCAGTGCTCAGCCACCCGCTCTTCCCGCTATACGCGGCAAAGCCGGTAAACCAGCTGATCGAGATTGCAGGGGGGAGAAGCCTCAACCGCGAGCTCGGCTTCACGGAAAGTAAAAATCCCGAATATTCCGTCGAGGAAATCAACCGGCTTGACCCGGAGGTAATCCTCGTATCAGGCCATTTTGCCCCCCCGGTTTCCGATTTTATTACAACCTGCCGGGATCTCGGGATTCACTGCCGGGCACTTGATACGAATCGTGTGTATATGCTCAACAGCAGTCATGCGGACGGGACAATAAGCTGGGCACTGGGTCTCATGGATGTAGCAAACTGCCTCCACCCGGCGCAGTTCCGCTACTCGCTTGCCGGTGAGCAGGAGCGGTATGAGCGTGAGATGGAAGGTACACTTTCATAA
- a CDS encoding class I SAM-dependent methyltransferase gives MPKSIKPERLFTSPLSGSSPFPRDPFFWREQWRQLKLAHCAVPVYGNARQFWANKEMINAVYMKGRKKHDRDDETRAAALSVPKGARVLDIGTGPGTYAVPLAARGCRVTAVEPSPVMREALAENMRERNAEDIRVIPKRWEDITVQELGEPFDVVIASYSLTMMDIGKALAKMVECCAGTIHLFWFMTPPAWVQVNRDLWPLLHGGEFPGEPTADWLWQVLCEMGIYANLEVETKFPPSVYASVDDAVAEFSGRLKCSTTAHEETVRNYFQSVLREEGDGFVLGGETLGAHIWWTQGQSAVKSTNIRGSGSRKSRNTP, from the coding sequence ATGCCCAAATCCATAAAGCCGGAACGTCTTTTCACCTCCCCACTATCGGGATCTTCACCCTTTCCCCGTGATCCATTCTTCTGGAGGGAGCAGTGGCGGCAGCTGAAACTGGCTCATTGCGCTGTCCCGGTATATGGGAATGCCCGGCAGTTCTGGGCAAACAAGGAGATGATCAATGCCGTTTATATGAAAGGCAGAAAAAAGCATGACAGGGATGATGAGACCCGTGCAGCCGCCCTTAGTGTTCCAAAAGGAGCCCGTGTTCTTGATATCGGGACCGGGCCGGGAACCTACGCAGTGCCGCTTGCGGCCCGGGGGTGCCGAGTCACGGCGGTTGAACCGTCACCGGTTATGCGGGAAGCTCTTGCCGAAAACATGCGCGAGCGGAATGCCGAAGATATCAGAGTAATCCCCAAGCGCTGGGAAGATATCACGGTACAGGAACTCGGGGAACCGTTCGATGTCGTCATTGCCTCATATTCACTGACCATGATGGATATCGGTAAAGCCCTGGCAAAGATGGTGGAGTGCTGTGCCGGGACCATCCATCTTTTCTGGTTCATGACCCCTCCTGCATGGGTTCAGGTAAACAGGGATCTCTGGCCGCTTCTTCATGGCGGGGAATTTCCCGGTGAGCCTACAGCAGACTGGCTCTGGCAGGTGCTTTGCGAGATGGGTATCTATGCCAACCTCGAAGTTGAGACGAAATTTCCTCCGTCAGTCTACGCGTCCGTTGACGATGCAGTTGCTGAGTTTTCCGGGAGACTGAAATGCTCAACAACCGCCCACGAGGAGACTGTCCGGAATTATTTCCAGTCCGTATTGCGTGAGGAAGGAGACGGTTTTGTACTGGGGGGCGAGACTCTGGGGGCCCACATCTGGTGGACGCAGGGACAATCTGCGGTGAAATCAACAAATATCCGGGGTTCGGGATCCCGTAAATCCCGGAATACCCCGTGA
- a CDS encoding DUF364 domain-containing protein, producing MMPVTDSTLFSRPGSILEETLTEIRDILGSNFETITIERVVIGIFFTGIKLSDGSGGICFTPIKEIPDAVCCPSSARAMPYPGKFTGKPAADFIRDLAGAPPLKKAVGVAVINALAESCRKRRPDDACVTDAGKDALETLLLPEMGYVVVVGALVPIIKRLKVRGKPFGILELDLRTLKPDELPFAIPPGKADAEIRRADMLVITGTTLLNNTLEPLLASARPGAEIVVVGPTASMLPAAFFRRGVTVLGGDVVTDPDRLLDTIAEGGSGYHFFGKSAEKTLTRQR from the coding sequence ATGATGCCCGTTACTGATTCCACCCTCTTTTCCCGGCCCGGTTCGATCTTGGAGGAGACCCTTACGGAGATCCGGGATATTCTCGGCAGCAATTTTGAAACGATCACAATCGAACGGGTTGTCATCGGGATCTTCTTTACCGGCATCAAACTTAGCGACGGCTCCGGTGGGATCTGCTTTACTCCCATAAAGGAGATCCCGGATGCTGTCTGCTGCCCGAGCTCTGCCCGGGCAATGCCGTACCCGGGAAAATTTACCGGGAAACCCGCCGCGGATTTTATCCGGGATCTGGCCGGGGCCCCGCCCCTGAAAAAAGCGGTTGGCGTTGCTGTCATCAATGCCCTCGCGGAGTCCTGCAGGAAACGCCGGCCTGATGATGCTTGCGTGACCGATGCAGGGAAAGATGCACTCGAAACTCTCCTTCTGCCGGAAATGGGATATGTGGTGGTTGTCGGAGCGCTTGTACCGATTATTAAGCGCCTGAAAGTCCGGGGAAAACCGTTTGGGATTCTCGAACTCGATCTGCGTACCCTCAAACCCGATGAATTGCCGTTTGCCATCCCACCAGGGAAAGCAGATGCAGAGATCCGCAGGGCCGACATGCTTGTCATTACCGGCACAACCCTTCTGAACAACACGCTCGAACCCCTTCTTGCCTCGGCACGGCCCGGTGCAGAGATCGTTGTCGTGGGACCGACCGCGAGTATGCTCCCCGCCGCATTCTTCCGGCGCGGTGTCACGGTGCTGGGAGGAGATGTTGTTACCGATCCGGACCGGCTGCTCGATACGATAGCCGAGGGCGGATCAGGGTATCATTTCTTTGGAAAATCTGCGGAGAAGACCCTCACCCGGCAGCGGTAA
- a CDS encoding KaiC domain-containing protein: MNSDRVKMGIPGLDEMLGGGLLAGNICAVIGTYGTGKTTFSLNFIWDGLKRGERAIYISLEEREDRLLQYMKQKGWDVEPYLNKSLFIIKLDPTDFNLANNRIKNELPNLISEVKASRVVIDPISLFEDLFSSDAERRREMFRFIDGLREKNCTMMMTSETNSDNVFSSRHGLIEYLADTVILLRYVRSSDLTDVYLALEVVKMRMSSHSREIKPYAIEQTQVTVFSEANVF; this comes from the coding sequence ATGAACAGCGACAGGGTGAAAATGGGAATCCCCGGGCTTGACGAAATGCTCGGAGGCGGGCTGCTTGCAGGGAACATCTGTGCCGTCATCGGGACGTACGGTACCGGAAAAACTACCTTTTCGCTGAACTTTATCTGGGACGGGCTTAAACGGGGCGAGCGGGCGATCTATATCAGCCTCGAAGAACGGGAGGACCGCCTGCTCCAGTACATGAAACAGAAAGGCTGGGACGTGGAGCCGTACCTCAACAAATCCCTCTTTATCATCAAGCTCGACCCAACGGATTTCAACCTCGCGAACAACCGGATCAAAAACGAGCTCCCCAACCTGATCAGCGAGGTAAAGGCGAGCCGGGTGGTGATCGATCCGATCTCGCTCTTTGAAGACCTTTTTTCAAGCGATGCCGAAAGGCGGCGCGAAATGTTCCGGTTTATCGACGGGCTGCGGGAAAAGAATTGCACCATGATGATGACCTCCGAGACCAACAGCGACAATGTCTTTTCGAGCCGTCACGGACTCATCGAATACCTGGCAGATACGGTCATCCTGCTCCGCTATGTCCGCTCAAGCGATCTCACCGATGTCTACCTGGCGCTTGAAGTGGTCAAGATGCGGATGTCGTCTCATTCCCGGGAGATCAAGCCTTACGCGATCGAGCAGACGCAGGTCACGGTCTTCTCGGAAGCAAACGTGTTTTGA
- a CDS encoding DUF5658 family protein: protein MAEDLIQADIGLFPRNVGPGTGVFTWIILLSLVLADLFLLDILTTQLILHMGGMELNPVMTGIVTTPALHILLKIGIVLCIIPVALNAEARIKGSGMALYAALIVMYTIVVLNNTSVLIPHILGYLAG from the coding sequence ATGGCGGAAGACCTCATACAGGCCGATATCGGTCTCTTCCCCCGGAATGTAGGGCCAGGTACCGGGGTATTTACATGGATCATTCTGCTCTCGCTTGTCCTTGCAGACCTTTTCCTCCTTGACATCCTGACCACTCAGCTCATCCTGCATATGGGCGGGATGGAACTCAACCCAGTAATGACGGGGATTGTTACAACCCCGGCCCTGCACATTCTTCTCAAAATAGGCATTGTCCTCTGTATTATCCCCGTTGCACTCAATGCAGAGGCCCGAATAAAAGGATCGGGCATGGCATTGTATGCAGCGCTGATCGTGATGTACACAATTGTCGTCCTTAACAATACCTCGGTGCTCATCCCTCATATCCTGGGTTACCTTGCAGGGTAA